ACCGAGCAGTGCAACAACAACAAGCGTCTCAGGAGGATGCAGCGCGACTGGACGAAAAAGCTCCACTATGTGGCCGTCGATACCAAAGACACCTTCTCCATGGATGTCATCGAGGGGGAGATAGTCAAGACCGCAGCAGGCACCGAGGGGACGCCCGATATAATCGTCGAGGCGGACAGCGAGACGATGTGCGATATGTTCTGGGGCGACATCAATCCCACCCAGAAGTACCTCAAGGGTGAGATAAAGGTCAAGGGGACCCAAGAGGATGTCATGAGGATCGATGCCATCACGGCCGTCATATGGCCCGACGTTTAGGGCGGTTCTCAAGACGGGGGGGTTTGGGGAGGTAAAGGGTAAGGGGGATGGTAAGTGCGGTGTGAGACAATAGGGGTGGCAGCAGGTATGGAATTCCTGGTTTGTAATGTTCTACTGGAACAGATAAAGGGCGGAGGTTAAAAGATGTCTATAATCGACGAAATATTGGGCGAAAAGGACGTAGAGAAGATAAGAAAGGAGACGGAGGAGAACTATCGGGAGTACGTAAATCCCTTTGCGATGAGGATGCTCAAGAACGCGAGCCTCGATATCATCGAAGGCAAGCGCGAGGGCGCCTCGGTCTGGGATATATCGGGCGAGAAATATATAGACTGCGTCACGGGAGCCGGTATATTCAACGTGGGGAGGCACAACCCGGAGGTGGTGGAGGCTTTAAAAAAGGCGCTCGACACCTACGACATGGGGGGGTGGATAAGCATTGTGAGGGAGAGGGGTTTGTTGGCAAAAAAGCTCGCGGAGATCACCCCAGGCAACCTCAAATACTCCCTCTTCTGCTGCGGCGGGGGTGAGGCGATCGAGGTGGCCATAAAGCTCGCCCGGGGCCATACCGACAAGCCGGAGATAATCTGCATGAATAACGGATACCACGGGGTCACCGGATTTGCCCTTCCGGCCACCGGCCGGGACGTCTACAAGAAGCCCTTCGCGCCGCTGACTCCCGGCTACGTCCACGTCCAGTACAACGACCTCAAGGCGGTGGAGGAGGCGATCACCGAGGAGACCGCGGCCGTAATGCTTGAGCCTATACAGGGGGAGGGGGGGATAATCCCCGCCGATGATGAATATTTAAGGGGATTGAGAGAGCTCTGCGACAAGAACGATATGCTCCTCATCTTCGACGAGGTTCAGACCGCCTTCGGGCGCACCGGGAAGATGTTCTGCGCGGAGCACAGCGGTGTCACCCCCGACATCATGGTCATGGCAAAGGCGCTCTCCGGCGGGCTATATCCTATATCGGCCGCCATCTTCACCGAGGAGATAAGCGACTTTCTGATGACCCACCCCTTTATCATCATCAACTCCTTCGGTGGGACCTCGCTTGCGTGCCTCGTGTCGCTGGCCGCCATCGAATACCTCGAGAAGAACGACCTGCCGGCCCACGCCGAGAAGATGGGAAAGAGGTTCTTAAAGGGTCTCGCCACACTAAAGGATAAATACCCCGACCTGATACTGGACGTTCGGGGCAAGGGGCTGATGCTGGGGATAGAGTTTCCGGAAGACAGCATCGGGCCGAGGATGTCTTACCAGCTCAGGCACAACGGTGTAATCTCCATCTACACCTTCAACAACCCGAGGATAATCAGGATCATGCCGACCCTCGTGATAAAGGAGGAGGAGGTCGATTTTGTGCTTGACGCCTTCGACAAGTCCCTTGCGGAGATAGCGAAGCAGGAGGCGAAAAACAGTTAGAAGAAGATAAAGGTTAATCTCAAAATATCAAAGGGGGAATTTATATGGCTGTTTTGAAGAGGGCCGTTGGCCTGAGAACCGTGGTTTCAACCGGAGCGGGAATGGCGCTTGCCACCGTAACGTACATATCTTTCATCGAGCTCGCAAGTTACCTAACCGGCAATTCAGCATGGATAGCGATCCTCACGTCGGGAACCATGGCGGTACTTGCGGGTTCATGTTTCTGTGAGCTCAATTCCATGTACCCCACTGCGGCGGGATTAAAGCTCTACGTTGAAAAGGCCTTCAACGAGCGTATCGCAATTATAATAGCAGGCGTCTACGTCATGGGACAGATCGCCATCGTGGGCGCCGAAGTCTTTATACTCTCTCAGGTGCTGTCTGTGGGAATTACGATAATCCCCCCGGTAATCTGGGCGATAGCCTTTATGGCAATACTATTTTTCCTGAATTACAGGGGAATCAGGATTGCCGGAATGACCCAGGACATCATCGCCTACACGATGTTCGCGGGCCTGATCCTGATTTCCGTCTACGGTTTTTACAGGATAGATTTTCACATACCAAATCCGATCGCAATTGGGAGCCTGGACGGCTTCATTCAGGCGGTGGCGATAGGTATAAGCTCATACATCGCATTCGAGTGGGTCGTCACGATATCGGAGGAGGTAACCGACGTAAAGCTGGTGCCAAAGGGGATGATGATAGGACTCGGAATCTTGGCGATAGTCTACGCCCTCTTTTCGACTGCCATGACCTCGGTTCTCGGAAACGAGGGAATGGTATGGGCGTTAAGGCCGGACTTCCTGCCGGCCGACATTCCGGTGCTCTTATAGGTGATCAGTGCAGATGGGCTTCCGATTCCTCACGTCCTGTATGGGATGAAGCTTTTGGGTAAATTTGGTCTCTATTTCATGATAGGTATGTCGATTTTGGCATCACTGACATCCCTGAACGCCGGACTCCTGACCTTCTCAAGGTTTGTCTATGCCATGGCCAGGGACTGGTCCCTCCCCAGGCTGTTCGCAAAGCTCCACCCAAGATACGCCACACCCTGGGTTGCAATGGTTGTGGTAATGATCTACGGGGCGCTTATTATCACATATACATTCGCCACCCACTTTGTCCTTTCGATGATCTTCACAATCGTGGCGGTGGAGTGCATGATGTACGTTATCATGGCGGTCTCTGTTATACGTCTCAGGTTTAAGGACCCCGAAAGGGAAAGGAGCTTTAAGATCAAGGGGGGGATAGTCTTTCCGATAATCGTGATTGTCATCTACGGGATAGTGGGCTATTTTATCCTCTTCGGCCCGGTTAGCAACGCCGATGATTTACTGGAACAGAGGATCGCCCTCTATTTCATTATTTCCCTTATAGTCTTCAATTCGTTGTATGCCTTCTTGATCTGGCCGAAGCTCAGGGCGAAGTATCAGAAAATTGCGGATGCAAGGGTGCCGAGAAGAAGGAGGAGGCCATAGAAAAAGTGTAATATAATACATAGAAAAATTCTAGAGCAGGAACTGTTCTATTGTATGAGATCATCTAACCGTATTTTTTTTGCATATTTTGTTTGCGACCGTATTTTGTTTAATATTGCAATATTGCCGGAATATGGTTGAATTGGGTTGAATTGAAACAGATTGAATCGAAATACGGTTGATGTTATAGATGCATCTGAGTGTGGTAAGATATTAATACCTTTACTTTTCTATCTGATCCTTATCGGGAAAAAGGAGGACTTGTTATGCTTAAAGAGAATATTCCAAACTCAATGATGTACATCTCAATTCTGACCATGAAGGAAATCATGGGGGAAAACGGTATTAAGGCAGTGCTTAATCATGCCAATATTCCAAAATACATAGAACAGATACCGCCGAACAACGACAAGCTTGAGGTGCCCCTTTCCGATTTCTCCAAGCTGTTCGTAAGCATCCTTGACATCTTCGGAGAAAAAGGGGCCAGACCGCTTCTCTATAATCTCGGGAAGAGGAGTTTTCACGTTATACTGGAGGAGAATCCCAACCTCTTCGGTCTGGTGGGATTGGGATTGAAGCTCCTTTCTAAGAAGAAGCGCCTGGAAAAGTTCTTCTCGGTCGCGTCGGGCGAGACGAACAAGATCTTTGGCGAAAACCAGAGATACACTATAACTGACGAGGCTTTTGAATTCGAGATCTATGACTGCTTCTGGTGCAAAGGTCTCAAGACCGAGGGGCCGATCTGTTTTGCCGAGATCGGATGGAACGTCGAGGCGATTAAGTGGGCCACGGGAGGGGATGAGCACGAGGTGAAGGAGGTGATGTGCCGGGCCAAGGGGGATGATATCTGTAAAATCGTTATATCGCTTAATCCAAAAGAGGATTGATCAAGTGAAAGAGAGAATTGAAATAATATGAAGGGGGAATAGAAGTATATTGATTAAAACACCCTTTAGTGATATGAGGTAAATCGTGTTAAAAGACTACATCCCAAACTCGCTGATGTATATAGCGCTTTTGACTATAAAAGATATTCTTGGAGAGAATGGTTTTAAGGCCCTGCTCAATCACTCTAAGATCTCAAAGTATATTGAAGCACTTCCGCCGAACGATGAAAAGCTCGAAGTGCCCCTTTCGGATTTCTCACAACTCTTTATGGGCATTCTTGATATTTTCGGCGAAAGGGGGGCGAGGCCGCTGCTCTTCAATCTCGGGCGGAGGAGCTTTAACATCATATTGGAGGAGAATCCCAACCTCTTCGGCCTGGTCGGATTGGGATTGAAGATTCTATCTAAAAAGAAACGTATTGACAAGCTCTTTACCATTGCTTCCAAGGAGACGAATAAGATATTCGGTGAGAACCAGAAGTACTATATGAGCGATGAGGGCTTCGTCTTCGAGATATACGATTGCTTCTGGTGCAGGGGTCTCAAGACGGAGGGCCCGATCTGTTTTGCGGAGGTCGGGTGGGACGTCGAGGCGGCCAAGTGGGCCTCGGGGGGGGACAATCACGAGGTAAGGGAGGTATTGTGCAGGGCCAAGGGAGACGATATGTGCAAATTCGTTATCTCGCTCGATCCGAAAGAGGATTGAAATTAGCCGAAGGGAGAATAGAAGCATATTAATTGAATTCCCCTTTTCAGCGATATGAGGCAAATTATGCTTAAAGATTACATCCCAAACTCCTTGATGTATGTTACGCTTCTTACATTAAAAGATATTCTGGGAGGTAATGGTTATAACGCGCTGCTCCAAAGTTCTAAACTCAATAAATACAGAGAGAAATTTCCCCCGAATAACGATAAACTCGGAGTATTGGGAAGTGAGTTTACTCAATTAATCAAAGGGGTCATATTTATTTTCGGTGAGAAGGGGGCAAGGCCTCTCCTCTACAACGCCGGACGCAGGGGGTTTCAGGTTATTCTTAAAGAGAACCCTGCCATGTTTAACCTCGTGGGTTTAGGACTGAAGGCGATGCCCAAAAGGAAGCGACTTGAAAAAGTCTTCTCCACCGGATCTAAACAGGCCAATAAACTATTTGGAGAAAACCAGAGATTTTATGTCAGTGAAGAAGGCTTCGTAAGTGAGTTTTTCGATTGCTTTTGGTGCAAGGGAATTAAATCAGAGGGTCCGATATGTTTTGGTGAATTGGGGTTTAATGCGGAGACCGCAAAATGGGCCACAGGAGACGAGCACGAAGTAAAGGAGGTTTTGTGCAGGGGCAAGGGGGACGATATCTGTAAGGTAGTTGTATCGCTCGATCCTAAAGAGGATTGATTGATCGTAGGAGGTCGTCAGCCGACCTCATTTTAAGGTGCGGGGAATAGGGGGAATTGGGGGGAATCATATAAAAAATATAGGGATGAGACAGGTTTTAGGGGCAGGGGGGGGCTGTTCTTTGTTAAGGAGACCATATCGTTTGCCGTGAGGGGGGTTGGAAGATTTAATTGGAATTCGGTTTCATGGTCGGTGACGATATTGTGCCGGGGCCTGAGAGGGTGTGGGGGGTGAGGGCGATGTCTCCCGTCTCGGGTTGAAGTTAAAATTTTAGACTTGTTTTGTATCCGCCGGGGTTTTCAGCTGTCCAGCCCTTGATAAGGGCAGGAATATATAGAAATTTTTTCATGCAATGTATTCAAAACAATTTGATAATAGGAGGTAAGATATGCCGCTTTCCGATTCAGAATTAAAAAAATTGGAGGAGAAGGCCTACCAGCTTCGCAAGGACGTCATTCAGACCGTCGCGTGGTCTGGCGGCGGACACGCCGGGGGAGCCCTCTCTCAGCTCGACTTACTTGTGGCGCTCTACTACAAGTATATGAACGTAGACCCCAAAAATCCCGAAAAGGAGGATCGGGACAGGCTTGTTCTTTCCAAGGGGCACGGCGGAGTCGGCTACGCGCCGGTCCTGGCGGACAAGGGATATTTTGAATTCGACCTGCTGAAGACCTTCAACCACACCGGCTCAAGATTCGGGATGCACCTTGACAAGCTGAAGGTCCCGGGCGTTGACGCTTCGACAGGCTCCCTCGGACACGGCCTTTCGATAGCGGTGGGGCTTGCCCTGGGGGCGAAGATAGGCGGGAAGAAGTGGATCACCTACTGCATCATGGGAGACGGCGAGCAGCACGAGGGATCGATATGGGAGGCGGCTATGGCGGCCGCCCATTTTAAGCTCGGCAACCTTATCGGATTTGTCGACAGGAATAGGTTCTGCATCGACGGAAAGTGTGAAGACATCATGAACGTGGAGCCGCTGGACAAGAAGTGGGAGGCGTTCGGCTGGAAGGTGGTGACGATCAACGGCCATGACTACAACGAGATATGTGGTGCAATCGATGAGGGGCTTGCCTATAAAGACGGGCCGTTTCTGATCATCGCCAATACGGTAAAGGGTAAGGGTGTTGAATTCATGGAGGGTGTGGCGGCCTGGCACTATGGTGGACTCGACGGCGAAAAGACCAAGGAGGCCCTGGCATCTATTGACAAGATGTATGGAAAATAGAAAAGGAGGTTAGTCATGGTAGAAGGTAGTGTAACATGGAGTTTATCCGACGCCGATCACATGACGGCCGCGGAGATATACGGCGAGATGCTCGTCAGGCTCGGGGAGGAGAGGGAGGAAGTGGTGGCCTTAACGGCGGACCTGGCGAGATCGACCAAGATAGGAAAGTTTGAGGAGAAATTTCCGGAGCGCTTTTTCAACGTCGGCATAGCCGAGCAGAACCTCTTCGGGATAGGCGCCGGACTCGCCCTGGCGGGATATATCCCCTTCATCTCGACCTTTGCGGTCTTTGCATCGTTGAGGGCCGGGGAGCAGGTGAGGACCGATATATGTTATCAGAACCTCAACTGCAAGATCATAGCGACGCACTCGGGCGTCTCCTTCGGGCAGGCGGGCTCCACCCACCACTGCACCGAGGACATCTCGGTGATGAGGTCTTTCGCCAACATGACGGTCATAGTCCCAGCAGACGGCATAGAGACCGCCAAGGCGGTAAGGGCCTGCATCGACTGGCCCGGCCCGGTGTACATAAGGATAGGGAGGGGCTTCGAGCCCTGGGTTCACAAGGACGACAAATACGACTACAAGATCGGCAAGGGGATAGAGATGGTCTCGGGGACCGACATTACGGTAATCGCATGCGGCCCATCGGTCTACGCCGCGGTGGATGCCGCCAAGACCTTGAAGGATGACGACGGGCTCTCGGTGAGGGTCATAGACCTCCACACCATAAAGCCGATAGACAAAGAGATTATTGTAAAGGCGGTCACGGAGACCAGGAGGATCGTCACCTTTGAAGACCACAACATAATCGGCGGCATGGGGACGGCCGTGGCCGACGTCATCGCGGAGTCGGGCAAGGGATGTGCCTTCAAGAAGGTCGGCATCCCCGACGAGTTCTCCATTGTCGGATACCCGGAAGACCTCTACAACCACTTCAAGATCGACAGCGAGGGCGTCATCGAGACCGTCCGTGAGGTCATGGGCAAGGAGTATGAAGAGGACGAGGACTGGGAAGACGAAATGTAGTAGTGAGAAAACCAGAAGAATAAGGAGGCGATATGCCTGACGATAAATATGTCCTTGCGAGGATCATGCTTAGGGCCGCCATCCCGTTGGCCAAGGTCTTGGTAGAAGACGATCCGAAGATGCGGGAAAAGTACCGCGGTTTCAACAGCGTCGTCCAGTTCGAGGTGAAGGGGAGCGAAGACCTTGTCGCCGTTATGAATTTCGTTGACGGGATTCCCGAACTCGGCTTTGAGCGCCACGAGAACCCGGACGTCAATTTCGTGTTCAAAAACGCCGGCCAGCTCAACAAGTTCTTCGCAGGAAAGATAGCAATGCCGAAGATAAAGGGGATGCTCAAGCTGGGGATTCTCCTCAAGGTGGTCCCGCTCCTTCTGGGGCTTACCCTGCTCCTTCCCTCCAAGAAGCCGAAAGACCCGGCAAAGAGGAAGCTCAAGGTAAAGCTCCTGTTCTATATGCTGAGCTCGGCCCTCTCCCAGATGAACAAGGCGGGGGACGAGGAGTTCAAAAGCTTTACAGAAAAGATGCCGGACCGCATCATCCAGTGGACGTGCCTTCCGGACGGGCCTTACGCCTATCTCAGGATAAAGCGGGGAAAGACCAAGGCGGGAAGGGGACTCTACACGAGGAGGAAGCCTTTCATAGATATGCAGTTTAGGGATGTTGACAGCGCCATCAAGGTGCTCACAAACGAGGTTGATCTCATCATCGCGGTAAAGGAGGGCTATCTCACCCAGATCGGATCGCCGGAGTACGGCGCAAAGCTGGGCTCTTACATGCTCAAGATCGATCAGTGGATCAGGGAGTCTTAGTCCATTTATCAAAAGCTAGAGAGTCTGTATATGATCGGGCTTTTGTGTTGTGCGGCTTGAGCAATCGTTGAATCGTAAAGGAGGGTCAATGGCCGAACTTAAAAGGGCCTTGAGGCTGAGGACCGTTGTGGCCACCAGCGCCGGAATGGCGATGGCCACGTCATGTTATGTCGCCGGGGTTGAGATAGCGAACATGATGGCGGGGCAGACGGCGTGGATAGCCATCCTCGTGGCGGGGGTGATGTGTATGTTGTCGGCCCTCTGCTTCTCGGAGCTGAGCGGGATGTACCCGTCTGCGGCGGGGTTGAAGCTCTATATCGAGAGGGCCTTCGGGGAGAGGACCGCGATCATCGTGGGGGCCTTCTACATTATGTGCGCCATAGCCATCGTGGGGCCCGAAACCCACGTATTGAGCAAGGTAATCGGAAGGGTCTTTCCGAACGTCCCGAGTCTGGTCTGGGTCTTCTTCTTCCTGGGGATAATCGGACTGATAAATCTCAGGGGGATTATCATCACGGGCTGGGTGCAGGATATCCTCTCGTACTCCATGATAACCTTCATGTTGATAGCCGGGGGATACGCGATATCGGTATCGGGAGTGAAGATCGGAGAGTTTTTTCATCCTGGTGACGCGATGGGCGTGGTCGAGGCGGCGGCCCTGGGGGTATTTCTCTACGTCGCCTTCGAGTGGGTGACCCCCCTGGCGGAGGAGGTCACCGACGGCATGATGATACCGAAGGGTATGCTAATGTCGGTGGGCCTCCTCGCGATTACCTACGTGGTGTTTATCACGGGGATGACGTCTGTTGTCGATAAGGAACTCCTCGCAGGCTCAAAAATCCCCCATATGCTGATGGGAGAGGCCCTCTTCGGTCAATACGGCCTCTGGTTCTTCGCCTTTATGAGCGTCATGGCGTCGATGACCTCCTATAACGCGGGATTTCTGAACTTCTCGAGATTCATGTACGCCATGGGGCGCGACAACGTCCTGCCCAGGGTCTTCTCGAAGCTTCACCCGAGTTACGCCACGCCCTGGTTTGCGGTTCTCGTTACGTTCACCATCTCCATAATTGCGTCCCTTTACGTGTTTCTTACAGAGAGGGTTATGATACTTATCAAGGTTACCGCCGCCATCGAGGTGATTATCTACATAGCCATGGCCCTGGCGGTAATCAAGCTTAGGCGTTCTAAGGCGGACGAAGTGCGCCCATTCAAGATACCGGGGGGGATTGTTGTTCCCGTTCTCGCAATCATCTTCTTCCTGGTGCTTCTCGTGGGAATCTACGCGGACGACATCGTTGTCCTTTACATAATGCTATCGATCCTGCTCCTCTGTGTCCTGTACACCTTGGCCGTTGTGCCGAGGCTCAAGGCCGCCTACGAGGCGAAGATGGCAAAGCGCGTCCCCAGGAGGAGGCGCCCGGGAAGCTCTTAGGGGGCAAAATAAAGCGGTTGCCGTTTTGTGTTTATGTTTGCCGTCGACGGCCGTTGATGCTAAAATAGGTGGGTGGAGAGAGGAGGTGAGGTATGCTTAAAGAACATATTCCGAACTCGATGATGCACATTACCCTCCACACGATTCAGGATATAATCGGAGAGAACGGGCTGAACGCGCTGCTGAATCATGCCAGGCTCACAAAGTACAGGAATAACTTCCCTCCGAATAACGAAAAAAACGAGGTGCCGATAGAGGAATTCAACGCGGTTCTCGGAAGTGTAATCGATATATTCGGCGAGAAGGGGTCGAGGCCCATACTATACAACGCGGGGCGAAGGGGATTTCAGATCACTCTGGAGAAGAATCCCGCAATGGTGGGATTTGTGGGCTTGGGACTCAAGCTGTTGTCTAAGAGGAAGAGGATCGAAAAAGTATTTAAGGTAGGGGCCGAGGGAACCAACAAGGTCTTCGGGGAGAACCAGAGGTTCTACGTGAGCGATGAGGGATTTGTCTGTGAGCTTTTCGACTGCTATTGGTGCAAGGGGCTCAAAAGCGAGGGGCCTATATGTTACGGCGAAATCGGGCTGGATGCCGAAGTGGCCAAGTGGGCCACGGGCGATGAGCACGAGGTTAAAGAGGTGTTGTGCAGGGCCAAAGGGGACGACGTCTGCAAGTTTGTAATCTCTTTCGAGCCCAAAAAGGAGAGTTAGAGCTTAGAGGTAAATTTAAGGAGTTTAAGATGAAGATAGGTGTTCCGACCGAAATAAAGGCGGAAGAGAACAGGGTTGCCCTGACACCGGCAGGCGCCGCCGCCTTTGTGAGCCACGGGCACAATGTTTTTATCCAAGAAGGGGCGGGTTTGGGCAGCGGCCTTACGGACGAGGAATATAAAGCCGCGGGGGCCAAGATACTCCCCGACAAGGAGGCGGTCTGGGCCGAAGTGGATATGATAATCAAGGTGAAGGAGCCGTTGGGGCCTGAGTTCGGCCTCATGGAAAAGCAGATCCTCTTTACATATCTTCACCTGGCGGCGGACGAGGAGCTTACGAAAAAGCTCCTCAAGACAAACATCGTTGGAATCGCATACGAGACGATCCAGCTTACGGACAAATCGCTCCCCCTTCTGGCCCCAATGAGCGAGGTCGCCGGGAGACTCTCCGTCCAGATGGGCGCCCGCTGTCTCGAGGCGATAAGCGGCGGCAGCGGAATATTGATCTCCGGGGTGTCCGGGGTGCCGCCGGCAAAGGTCGTTATCCTGGGCGCCGGGATAGCGGGTTCCAACGCCTGCTTTGTCGCCGTCGGTATGGGGGCGAGGGTCACTATTCTTGATGTCAATCCGGTAAAGCTGAGATATATCCACGACGTTATGGGCGGGCATGTGGTTACGGTCATGTCGAACCGGGCAAATATAGAGGAGGAGGTGCTTTCCGCGGACCTCGTCATAGGATCGATTTTGATTCCGGGGGCCAAGGCGCCGAAGCTTATCACAAGGGATATGGTCTCCAAGATGAAGAAGGGATCGGCAATAGTCGACATAGCTGTGGATCAGGGGGGGTGCGCGGAGACGACAAAGCCCACGACCCATAGCGATCCGATCTATATCGTCGACGACGTTGTCCACTACGCCGTGGCAAACATGCCCGGAGCCGTTCCCAGGACATCCACCTTCGCCCTGACAAACGCGACCCTGTCGTATGCGCTGGATATCGCCGATAAGGGCGTGGAAAAGGCGGTAAGGGATGACAATTCCCTCAAGAAGGGCGTGAACGTCATGGATGGAAATGTGACGTGCAGTGCCGTGGCCGATGCGTTCGATATGGAGTGTGTCGATTTAGATTTTTCTTGATTTATTAGCCGGTTTCCAATATAATAACACTTTAGTCTAATCGTGATGGGGCAAGTGTAATTTTATTGGAGTTGTGAAATCCCGTGCAGAGTTTGTGGTGATGCAAAGAGCTTGGGCAATTTCGGGGGTGAGTGGGGGAGGAGGGGAGAGGGTGAGTGGGGGATTAGAAAATAAGATCGATTCAATGATTGGAATGAATTGCATAGATCGGTATCTGATAGTTGAGTCAAGTTTAGTACCATAGAAGTAACTTAAGGGGAGTCTTTTCAATGCTCAACACCGTAGCCAAGATAAAGTCGACTTTGGACGAATATGTGGTCGGACACGATGACGTAAAGGAGGGGATACTCCTTGCCCTGATAGCCAGGGAGCACGTATATATCGAGGGTGCCCCCGGAACGGCAAAGACGATGCTTGCGGAGCTTGCCGCAAAGGCCGCAAACCTCCAGTTCTATTTCTACCAGTTTCACCGGGACACGAGGCTCTCGGAGCTTATCGGTGAATATATCATATCGAGGGAAGAGACGACTCAAAAATTGGAATCGGGAAACGGCAAGGGAGAGCTGATAAGGCAGCAGCTCCTTCCGGGAGGAATATTGACCGCCCAGATGGTGGTCCTCGACGACATCACCAGGGCGCCCGGGGAGGCCCTCAATATCCTGCTGAGGCTTCTTAACGAGAGGGAGTATCAGGGGATCAAACTGCCGCTTCTGACCGCTATTGCTACAAGCAACCCAACCCAGGACGATTACTACAACGAGCCCCTCGACCTCGCCAACCTCGACAGGTTTGCAATCCAGCTCAGATCCCAGGGACTCCTGACGCGGGGAAACTGGGACGAGGCGCTGTCGGTATTGGATTACTACGTAGACCACATCTTCGATAAGGACTCCATAAAGGGATTCGAGGCGGAGCTCTTTGAAAAGCCCATCGACTATCTCTTGGACGTAGAAGTGCCCCAGAAGGTCAGAAAGAGGCTGATGAAATTCCTCAGTAAGCTAATCGATGATTACCACCTCAACGAAACGAACTCCCTCCTGACCGACAGGACGTTTTTGGTGAAGGCCGTAAGGATCCTGAAGGCCAAGGCGATCCTCGAGGGGAGAAAAGAGGTAAGCCCAGGCGACCTCTCCGTCCTGAAATATATGACAACCTTCCGCGTGCCGGAAGAGATAGCCGAGCGGATCGAGGAGATACTCGAAAATCTCGACGAAAAAAAAAAGTAGATGAGCCGGAGCAAGAGGAATCGCAGCAGCCGGTAGAGGAGGAGAGCAGGACCCAGGACAGCCAGGAGGGGAATCAGGAGCCGGCGGAGCTTACCGACAAGGACTTCGAGAGATTCCCGGACGAATCGTTTATCGTCAAAGACCTTCTGCCCGCCCTGGAGAAGATGTCCGATGACGTTCGGGACAGGGTGGAGGAGAACACCAATAAGGAGACTCTGAGGGACGTTCGCCCTATACTGAAGGTCATCGAGGGAAACATCGTACAGAAGACACAGGACCTTATGAAGGACTACGGGGGATCGCCGAGGAGCTGGGCGCGCCTCGAAGACTTCTCCCAATTCGAAGATATAGATCCCGTTGAATCCTCCATATGGTTGGAACAGTTGAGTCCCACGCTGCCCAGGGCGCTTCTTAGGAAGAGA
This genomic stretch from Candidatus Zymogenus saltonus harbors:
- a CDS encoding APC family permease, translated to MAVLKRAVGLRTVVSTGAGMALATVTYISFIELASYLTGNSAWIAILTSGTMAVLAGSCFCELNSMYPTAAGLKLYVEKAFNERIAIIIAGVYVMGQIAIVGAEVFILSQVLSVGITIIPPVIWAIAFMAILFFLNYRGIRIAGMTQDIIAYTMFAGLILISVYGFYRIDFHIPNPIAIGSLDGFIQAVAIGISSYIAFEWVVTISEEVTDVKLVPKGMMIGLGILAIVYALFSTAMTSVLGNEGMVWALRPDFLPADIPVLL
- a CDS encoding SCP2 sterol-binding domain-containing protein; the protein is MATSDEIMEALQDFTEQCNNNKRLRRMQRDWTKKLHYVAVDTKDTFSMDVIEGEIVKTAAGTEGTPDIIVEADSETMCDMFWGDINPTQKYLKGEIKVKGTQEDVMRIDAITAVIWPDV
- a CDS encoding 4-vinyl reductase codes for the protein MLKDYIPNSLMYVTLLTLKDILGGNGYNALLQSSKLNKYREKFPPNNDKLGVLGSEFTQLIKGVIFIFGEKGARPLLYNAGRRGFQVILKENPAMFNLVGLGLKAMPKRKRLEKVFSTGSKQANKLFGENQRFYVSEEGFVSEFFDCFWCKGIKSEGPICFGELGFNAETAKWATGDEHEVKEVLCRGKGDDICKVVVSLDPKED
- a CDS encoding APC family permease, producing MISADGLPIPHVLYGMKLLGKFGLYFMIGMSILASLTSLNAGLLTFSRFVYAMARDWSLPRLFAKLHPRYATPWVAMVVVMIYGALIITYTFATHFVLSMIFTIVAVECMMYVIMAVSVIRLRFKDPERERSFKIKGGIVFPIIVIVIYGIVGYFILFGPVSNADDLLEQRIALYFIISLIVFNSLYAFLIWPKLRAKYQKIADARVPRRRRRP
- a CDS encoding transketolase yields the protein MPLSDSELKKLEEKAYQLRKDVIQTVAWSGGGHAGGALSQLDLLVALYYKYMNVDPKNPEKEDRDRLVLSKGHGGVGYAPVLADKGYFEFDLLKTFNHTGSRFGMHLDKLKVPGVDASTGSLGHGLSIAVGLALGAKIGGKKWITYCIMGDGEQHEGSIWEAAMAAAHFKLGNLIGFVDRNRFCIDGKCEDIMNVEPLDKKWEAFGWKVVTINGHDYNEICGAIDEGLAYKDGPFLIIANTVKGKGVEFMEGVAAWHYGGLDGEKTKEALASIDKMYGK
- a CDS encoding transketolase family protein, with protein sequence MVEGSVTWSLSDADHMTAAEIYGEMLVRLGEEREEVVALTADLARSTKIGKFEEKFPERFFNVGIAEQNLFGIGAGLALAGYIPFISTFAVFASLRAGEQVRTDICYQNLNCKIIATHSGVSFGQAGSTHHCTEDISVMRSFANMTVIVPADGIETAKAVRACIDWPGPVYIRIGRGFEPWVHKDDKYDYKIGKGIEMVSGTDITVIACGPSVYAAVDAAKTLKDDDGLSVRVIDLHTIKPIDKEIIVKAVTETRRIVTFEDHNIIGGMGTAVADVIAESGKGCAFKKVGIPDEFSIVGYPEDLYNHFKIDSEGVIETVREVMGKEYEEDEDWEDEM
- a CDS encoding 4-vinyl reductase — translated: MLKENIPNSMMYISILTMKEIMGENGIKAVLNHANIPKYIEQIPPNNDKLEVPLSDFSKLFVSILDIFGEKGARPLLYNLGKRSFHVILEENPNLFGLVGLGLKLLSKKKRLEKFFSVASGETNKIFGENQRYTITDEAFEFEIYDCFWCKGLKTEGPICFAEIGWNVEAIKWATGGDEHEVKEVMCRAKGDDICKIVISLNPKED
- a CDS encoding aspartate aminotransferase family protein, with the protein product MSIIDEILGEKDVEKIRKETEENYREYVNPFAMRMLKNASLDIIEGKREGASVWDISGEKYIDCVTGAGIFNVGRHNPEVVEALKKALDTYDMGGWISIVRERGLLAKKLAEITPGNLKYSLFCCGGGEAIEVAIKLARGHTDKPEIICMNNGYHGVTGFALPATGRDVYKKPFAPLTPGYVHVQYNDLKAVEEAITEETAAVMLEPIQGEGGIIPADDEYLRGLRELCDKNDMLLIFDEVQTAFGRTGKMFCAEHSGVTPDIMVMAKALSGGLYPISAAIFTEEISDFLMTHPFIIINSFGGTSLACLVSLAAIEYLEKNDLPAHAEKMGKRFLKGLATLKDKYPDLILDVRGKGLMLGIEFPEDSIGPRMSYQLRHNGVISIYTFNNPRIIRIMPTLVIKEEEVDFVLDAFDKSLAEIAKQEAKNS